In the genome of Sinorhizobium chiapasense, the window TGAAGAGCTCGCGCAGGATCAGCACGGTCCAGCGGTCGCCGACTTCGGTCTCGGAGCGGGCGATCGGGCAGAGCGTCCCTCCAGCAGATATTTTCTCCATCTTGTCACTTTCTTTATCATAGGGACTTGTAGATATGATTTTCATAGCTAATATAAGAAGTCGTTGAAACAAGTGCAACAGGCCAAGCGGCATCGCGAGGATCGCGAAGCAATTTCGATGTCGAAATCAAGCTTGTCCAGTAAACGAAGGAGCGCGCCCATGGGCGATCATGAAATCGTCGATTCAAGCTTTTCCGCAATCATCAACGCACCGTTCGAGAAGATCGACATTCCGCAATGGTGCTTCACTCTCCCCGAGCATGAATACCGGCGCTGCTCTCCGGCGCATATTGCCGCCGGCTTCACGACGGCTCCGGACGGCAAGCGCATGTCGATCAATGTCGAGACGATCGGCGGCAGCCTGATGGTGCAGCACTACGTCGAGACATTGGCTGAGAAGCACCACCTGATCCTCGAATCCGTTTCGGACATATTCACTCCTACGGGCCGAACGACGATCCATGTGCTTTGGGAACTCAGCGCCAAACGCATCGACGACCGGACTTGCGAATTCACGAACCACGTGCGCTCCAGGGCAACGGAAGAATTCAAGGCCTTTCTCGACAGGCAGGGCATCCCGTTCGAGGTCTTCCGCGCGCAGCGACAGCCGATGTCGATCGCCCATAACCAGGGCGAAACGCCGCTCTTTGCAGCCAGCATCGAGCGCGCGGCGCTCAACAACTGACAATCCGCAAGTTCAACTGAAGGATTTCAACATGGCACAGCCAAACTATCCCATCGATCGGACCGCCTACCTGCTGGTCGATCCGTTCAACGATTTCCTGCATGAGGACGGGAAGGTCTTCCCGCAGCTCAAGCCCGTGGCCGACGAAGTCGGGCTGCTCGACAACCTCCGCCGGCTGGACAAGGCCGTGCGCGCGGCCGGCGTCCGGGTGGCGATTGTTCCGCACCGGCGCTGGGAACCTGGCGATTATGAGAGTTGGGACCATCCCAGCCCGACCCAGCGCAAGATCATGGAACGTCACCACTTTGCACGCGGCGAGTGGGGCGGCGAATTCCACCCTGATTTCGCGCCGAAGCCGGGCGACATCATCGCTTCCGAGCATTGGGGTCAGAGCGGCTTCGCCAACACCGATCTCGACATGAAGCTCAAGCAGCACGGCATCACGCACGTCATCGTTGTCGGCCTGCTTGCCAACACCTGCATCGAGACCACCGCCAAATACGCGATGGAACTCGGCTACCACGTCACGCTGGTGAAGGACGCGACCGCCGCCTTCGGCCACGCGCACATGCATGCCGCGCACGAACTCAATGGACCCACCTTCGCTCACGCCGTCAGGACGACTGACGAAGTGATCAACGATTTGTTCGGAAAGTGAGAAACGAAATGACCAAGTTTATGAAGACCCTTGCCGCCGCCGCGGTAACGACCATGCTGTCAACAACCGCTATCGCTCCGGTGGCATATGCCACCACTGCGACCACCACCATCCGCGAAGACACCTCAATTCGTCCGTTCCCGAAAATCCACTATTCGCAGAAGGCGCTGAACGACCTTCGCAAGCGGATTTTGGCGACCCAGTGGCCTGAGAAGGAGACTGTTTCGGACACATCTCAGGGTGTGCCGCTGGCGACGATGCAGGAGCTCGCCCGATATTGGGCGAAGGACTATGACTGGCGCAAGGTAGAGGCCAAGCTGAATGGCTTGCCCCAGTTCGTCACCACGATCGACGGGGAAGAAATTCACTTCATCCACATCCGTTCGAAGAATCCCAATGCGCTGCCGGTGATCATCAACCATGGCTGGCCGGGCTCAATTATCGAGCAGATCAAGCTGGTCGGGCCCCTGACGGATCCGGTCGCCTACGGCGGCAAAGCCGAAGATTCATTCGACGTGGTGATCCCGTCGATGCCGGGCTACGGCTTCTCCGGCAAACCGACTGCGACCGGCTGGGGTCCCGAGCGCATGGCCAAGGCCTGGGACGTGCTGATGAAGCGCCTCGGCTATCAGCGCTATGTCGCCCAGGGCGGCGACTGGGGCGCGTTTGTCGTGGACCAGATGGGCTTGCAGGCGCCCCCGGGGCTGCTTGCCGTCCATACCAACATGCCCGGGGTTGTTCCGGCCGACATCGACAAGGCGACCCTGGCCGGCGATCCGCCGCCTTCCGGCCTCTCGGGCGAGGAAAAGCGCGCCTACGAGCAACTCCTCTACACGTACAAGCATGTGGCAATTTACAAGACGATGGCAGAGCGACCCCAGACCCTGTACGGCCTTGCGGATTCTCCCGTCGCCCTCGCCGCCTATATGCTCGACCATGGCGACAATGGCAGCCAGCCCGCAGTGGCAGTTACCGAGGCCCTGGGCCGACGTGAGAGCGCCACTGGCGAGCTAACGCGGGACGAGATCCTCGATAACATCACGCTCTACTGGCTGACCAATACCGGTGTGTCCGCGTCGCGCCTCTATTGGGAATACAAAGGAGGCTTCTTCAACGCGAAGGGCGTCAAGATCCCGGTAGCGGTGAGCGTCTTCCCCGGCGAGCAATATGAGGCGCCGCGGAGCTGGACCGAAAGAGCCTATCCCGACCTCATCTATTATCATCATGCGGAAAAGGGCGGCCACTTCGCCGCCTGGGAGCAGCCGATGATTTTCGCTCGGGAGCTCAGGGCGGCGTTCAGATCGCTGCGCTGAGCTGGAGGACGCGGACGGTTTCCTCCCGCCGTCCGCGTCCGTTCCAACTGCCTAGCTGCTCAAGGCTTCACCCAAACCGCCGCGCTACCTCGGCGACCTTGTCGAGTTTCTTGTATCGCTGCATGTCCAAATGGTCGACAGGTACACATGGTTTCAAAGTCCCAGGTTGTCGAAACAATGGCGACACAGGTCGGGTGTCTCTGAGGATCGTAACCGACAGAGTTACGGAGGAAGTCAATGGTCATGATCATCACGACACTTGCCGCAACCGCTGCTGCAACAATGTTTGCCACAAGAGCTTTCGCCTTGGGAGTGGCTCGCGAGGTGCCCTCGTTCGTCCCAAGCGCGCAATCGGGCGCCGGCCCAACCAAAACTCGAGGTGCAAAATGAGTGATACACGCAAAGGCGTCGTCGCTGACGACACACCGCAGAATATCGGCTCGGGCCAGATGAATGCCCTCCTGAGCAAGGGCAATCGCGTCGTCGCCATGTCACGCTCGCGACAGTCGCTTCGGCGGATGCTCGCCGCAGCTTCGGCAGGGGCAATTGGACTTTTGGTCGCAACAGCGGCATCGGCAGAGGCAACCGTTACCAGGGCCTCGGCATCGACCGTTGCTAGCGCGGCCGCGAAACCGGCACAGGATGCTTCGATCCGCCCGTTCAGCTTCCAAGCGTCCGAGGAGGCACTGGCTGAGCTCAAGCAGCGGGTCAAGGCGACGCGATGGCCGAGCCAGCAGCTGGTTGCAGACGACACGCAGGGCGTTCGGCTTGAGACCATGCAGAAACTTGCCGACTATTGGGTGAAGCAGCATGACTGGCGCAGGGCCGAAGCGAACCTCAACAAATATCCCCAGTTCGTCACCAACATCGACGGCGTCGACATCCACTTCGTCCATGTGAAGTCGAAGCACAAGACCGCCTTGCCCGTGATCATCACGCACGGCTGGCCCGGCTCGATCATCGAGCAGTTGAAGATCATCGACCGCCTGACCGATCCGGCCGCGCATGGCGGCACTGAGGCCGATGCGTTCGACGTGGTCATCCCGTCACTGCCCGGCTACGGCTTTTCGGGCAAGCCGACCGAACTCGGCTGGGATCCGCAGCGCGTCGCGCGTGCCTGGGCCGTTCTGATGGACCGCCTGGGTTACAAGAAATATGTCGCGCAGGGGGGCGACTGGGGTGACGCCGTCAACGAGCAGATGGCGTTGCAGAAGCCTGCAGGGCTGCTCGGCATCCACACCAACATGCCCGGCACTCTTCCGGATGATATCTCGGCGGCGCTGGCCGGCGGTCCGCAGCCGACGGGCTTGAAGGGAGATGAAGAATATGCGTGGAAGCAGCTCGATTTTTTCTACAAGAATCGTGTGGGCTACGCGTTGGAGATGGGGGCCCGGCCACAGACCCTTTATGGCCTCGACGATTCGCCCATTGCGCTCGCCGCCTGGATGATCGACCACGATCCGGAAAGCCAGAAGCTGATCAACCGGGTCTTTGACGGGGCGTCGGAAGGACTGACGAGGGACGATATCCTCGACAACATCACGCTCTACTGGCTGACCAATACCGGACTCTCTTCGGGCCGTCTTTTCTGGGAGAGCAAGCTGCCCTTCTTCGCGCCCAAGGGCGTGACCATTCCGGTCGCGGTCAGCGCCTTCCCGGACGAGATCTACACCGCTCCGGAAAGCTGGTCGCGCAAAGCCTTCCCCAACCTGATCTTCTACAAGCGCCATGCGAAGGGCGGCCACTTCGCGGCGTGGGAACAGCCACAGGCGCTCGTCGAGGATATGCGCGAGGGATTCCGGTCGCTTCGCTGAGTTCAGGATGGCGGGAGGCGATGCGCTGCCCGCCATCCTGCGTCCCAAGCGCCATCGACGTGGAGATATCATCCACCCGAAAGCGGGCCTATTGGGCTCATACCGAGTTTGTCGGTCGTGGTCGGAAGCGGACATCGTTGTCCAAACTTCACCCGATATACCCGGAGACGCCGTCCCAAAATAATTTCAGCGCCGTCACGACCAGCAATCCTTAGCGGGCCCGAGAGATCTGGCGGTGGTCGAGGAAGCGGAACAGCAGAGAGCCGAGCCCGATGCAATCACGAGCCTGGGCAACAGCAGTGCAAGGTCAGACCACCGACCAGGGCCGGGCCATCCAGACGGCTCTGTTTTTGGCAGTCTCCGGGTGGCAGAGCCAGGAGACTGCTTATGCCGGTTTCGGAACCTCAAGCTGACCACCTTGGGCCGCGCTCGGCGGTGTCTAGAACGCTGGCGGCTGAAGCAATTCCATGAAAAGTGGGTAACGATTTTCCGTCCGGAATTGCGTAGTCTCAAAGATTTAGAACATTTCACTGTTTCAATGAACTATCTCGGTGTCTTCAGAGCGCTCTGTATCCCAATAGTTCCAAGTGGCTGGATCGCTACACAAGCTTTCAAATTCGCCGAACGCCAAAACAATGGCGATACATAGAGGCCGTCTCATGTGACCGTAAGTCATCCAGTCACGGAAGAGGTCAAAGACCATGCTCATCAAGACGCTTGCCGCAGTTGCCGCCGCCACTGTGCTCGCCACCGGCGCGTTCGCCCAAGGCACCGGGGAGGTCCGCGCCGCGCCGGTGTTCTTCCCCATCAAGAACGAACCCCCACCCAAGCTGATCGTGGAGCCTCCGCTTCCCGAAGCGCTGGCCCGGGGCGCCGTGCTCATTCCGTACCAAACCGAGAACTTCCGTATCGTATCGGTGTTCGGGGCGGGCGCGAGCACAGTGTCGCCACGGGTCGGGCATCTGCACGTGACCGTTGACGACCTGCCGTGGCGTTGGGCGGAAACGGGAGACACCAGCACGGTCGTCGTGGTCGGGCTGCCCGCCGGCGAGCACAAGGTGCGGATCGAGCTCGCGAGCCCCGAGCACAAGGTCTTCGCCGGAAAAACGGTGGCGTTCACGGTGCCTGACACTGCGTCTCATCCGCATTGAAGACCACAGCGCCGCGCTTATCAGACGCGCAAAGGGCGCTGTAGCACTTTGAATCGCTGCATGTTTTTGTCCTTAAAGCGGCTACGATTTGAGGAAACATGCAGTAGGCAGGCAACAATCCGGATCAACGATAGAGGTATCGGAGAAAGACAATGGGAAGTTTTTCAATCTGGCACTGGGCGATCGTACTCGCTGTCGTCCTACTTCTGTTCGGCCGCGGCAAGATTCCCGAGCTCATGGGCGACGTTGCAAAGGGTATCAGGAACTTTAGGAACGGCATGGCCGACGAAGAGCAGCAAGGGGAGGCGGTCCATGCGATCCGATCGGCCAGGCCCTGAAAATCGTCGCCTCGGGAGAAATTCGCCGGCAACTCGGCCAGGCCTGAAGGAGGCCGAACTGGAAGAGAGTGGCGCCGCGGCAAGGAGGCTCGGCCTGCGTCCGGAAGTGCTGAAAACGTTCGATCCGGTCAGGATGCCTGCGGCGCCGGGCAGGCGGTTATTTCAGCAAACAAAAGGGGCCTGAAGCGCGTCGCGTTCAAGCGAGTGCCAGGGAGAGAAGGCGCGGCAGCCGCGTGCCGAACCGTTGCGCCCCGCGCGACGCGGCGTTCGCCAAGTTTGTGGCTGCCTCAAATAAACGTGGTTTGCCTCGGGAGCAGGTTGGAAGCAGCGGGCTTGTGAGGACGTCGCCAAAGGGTGAAATGCCGAAGTCGCACGACCGGAGCTGAATGGGCATGATGCGCCATGAGCGGTCAATTACGGGCTTCTTGAAAGCAGACGTTGCTGGAGCGGATGCTCTCAGAAAGCTGGTGACGTTCGTATCATCCCGCCGGCAATCCCATGGAGTTGTTCGAGCCGATCACTGGGATCCCTTGGATGGCGCGAAACTCATTGGCGGAAGACACCGCCTCCGCTAGACGTTCCCTGTGCGGACCGAGGACCGCCGCCCAGATGCTTGGCTGCTAAAGCGGAGATTGTCAGGAGTCTTGCCAAAAACTTCGACGTCACGGCATGGAGTCCAGCTTGACGATGATCGACGCCGTTTGACATAATAATCAGTTTGTACTAATCATAAGTCATGGCTGTTGATAGCGCTCAACTGACCGCCCTTGGCGACCCGACTCGCCGCACGATCTTCGAGCTGATCGCGGAGCGTCCGCGCTCGGTGGCCGAGATCACCCGGCAGGTTCCGGTCTCGCAGTCGGCCGTTTCGCAGCATCTGAGGGTGCTGCGCGAATCGCGGCTCGTTCGTTCCGAGCCGAAGGGTGCGAGCAACGTCTACCACATCGATCCGCACGGGCTTGGCCAGATGCGTGCCTGGCTCGACCGGTACTGGAGCAAAACGCTTGCGGCCTACAAAGTCGCCGTCGAGCAACCGCCAGAGGAGTCACGATGAACACCCGTGTACCACCCGCGCCGGTGAAGCAATCCATCGTAGTCGAGGCATCAATCGAGCGCGCCTTCAAGGTCTTCACCGAAGAATTCGGCAGTTTCAAACCCCCGGAGCACAACATGCTCGGCGTGGCGATCGCTGAGACGGTGTTCGAACCTTGGGTCGGCGGGCACATCTATGACCGGGGCACCGACGGCAGCGAATGCCGCTGGGCGCGCGTGCTGGCCTACCAGCCGCCGGACCGGGTGCTACTCAGTTGGGACATCAGCCCGCAATGGCAGATCGAGACCGATCCGGAAAAGACCAGCGAGTGGGAGGTACGGTTCACCGCCGAAACGCCGAACCGGACGCGCGTCGAGCTAGAGCACCGCAAGCTCGAACGTCACGGCGACGGCTGGGAAGGCGTGCGCGACGGTGTCGCCGGTGATCAAGGCTGGCCGCTGTATCTGCAGCGCTATGCCGACCTGGTTGCCCGTACGGTCTGACGGTCGCTCGCTGGGATTAGAGAGATATCACCTTCTGGGATGCCCTGTCCCGCTGTCATCGTGAGACCAAGCAGCGGAGATCACATGGAAGCCTACACCCTCAGCATCATCGGGCTGCTCGCGCTCTGTCTCCTGTCCATCCTTTTAGCGGTCTATTCGGGAGCGTCCAAAGGCCGTGCCGGGGCACTCTCAGGCCCAGTGCTCCCGGCCGACGACGGGAACCTGCTCTACCGTATAGACCGTGTGCACCTGAACTCCGTGGAGGCGCTGGCACCCTTCGTCGTGCCGGCCGTGCTGGCTATGATGATGGGTGTCGGGCCGACCACGCTGGCGGTGCTGGTATGGGTCCATGTCGCGATCCGGCTGATTCACATGGCGGTCTATTTGCGGGGCGGCAAAGCGGCCAAAGGCGGTAGCGTCAGAACCGTTCTCTATGTCTCAGGGGCGCTGGTCACCCTGGTTCTTATTGTGGTGACCGGTTGGGCAGCCGTCTACTGAGACTCGGACGGCACACTCGAATCCGCCTTCGGCCACCGCTTAGCAGTTGACCATCAGCTCGACACGGTCACTGCCGGCCCTCGGGTTGGTCATGTCCCTTGAGGCCGTCGCGACACTGGCGGCTGTCGCGCCCTGGCGTCTCGATGAAGGGCATGCCCCGAATGGACGGCGGCCGGGCGGTGGCTCCCTATTTGGTCAAACCAAAGGCCGTCTTGGACCATAAACTAACGGGTTACTCTTAGTGCCGGCTTCCGAGAAGCAGGTCGGATACGGACGCTGTGCAGAAGGGTCGAATCCGGATTGTCACACACCCCGCTTGTTAGGCGATCGGGAACAGGATGGGATGGGCTTTGATGAGCGAGCGCGAACTCAATCGGATTGTGGTTTTGTCGAAGGTCAACGACTGTCGTCATCGCCCGACGCGGCTCGATGGAAAGCCTTCCAAGCCCAGTTCATCGGATGTTATAGTCGGCCGAGCAACTCCGACTTCTTGGCCTCGAATTCCTGATCCGTGAGAATGCCTTTCGCGTGAAGTGCCGCGAGGCGTTCGATCTTGTCGAAGATGTCCTCATCCGACCGAACCGCCTCCGGCGCTGGATGTGCCCCTTGTTGCGGCTCGGCGGATCCCGGTGCGAATATCGACGGCGCAGCCGTGGCGGCGGATGTTCCCGTAGCCGGCGTGTCCGCCGGTTCCTTGCCGCCCTGCGGTACCACATCCAGTTCCGAAACTTTCACCAGCCCATGCTGAGAGGTAAAGCTCAGCGACTGGTCGCCGCTTTGCTGCTGCGAGAACCCGCCAATGCGATGGTCCTTCGTGTCATAGACCGTAACCCGGCCGCCGATATCGATCGCCAGCCGTCGGGTTGTCGGAAAAAAGGCATAGCGCAGGTCATTCTGCGCCCCGGTCGAGGCAGGATGGCCTAACTCCTCGGGCCACCAGTTCCCAGCCGTCAGCGCGCCAGGCACGAACAGGCTGACGCCGCCGCCCTGACCTTGATATTGGGACTGGCGCGACGTCTGCGGGCCTAGCAAATCCATGCCGCGCACCAAGGCCGCAAGCTCGGAACAAATCCCGGCCACCTTCGCCTTCAGCGCATTGTTGAACATGTCGCCGACCATGATCATGCCGCCCTGCGACCATTGCCCCATCCCACCCAGATCGGGATGGTTGAACTGGGCCTGTGTCGCCTGCCCGGCGATAATCGCCATCAGAAGGTGCTCCACCGCGTCGAAGCTGACCCCGTGCCGCTCTGCAATCCCTCCCAGGGTCCGTCGGCCCTCTTCACTGAGTTGTCTCATCGCGATCGCTTCCTTACTCCTCTCCGCTGAGGACGCATGTCTGTCCCGTTTCGTCTTTAGATGGAGACTCCGGCGTCGCGGAGTCCGTCCATCAGTCGATCGAGCAGATTGGGATCCCGGTAGGGTAAAGCCCGCTTGAGGTGATCGACAGAAAAGTTCGGGTTAACCTCCAGTACCTCACGCCAATAGCGCCGCGCTTCGTCGTGGCGCCCGATTCGACCATAGAGACAGGCGAGATAAAAGCGCGTCATGTCTGATCGCGGCGCAAGCGTTAGTCGACGCTTGAAGGCGATCTCGGCCTCGTTAAAGCGCCCGAGGCTCAATAGCGCCCTCCCCAGGAAATGCAGCGACAGGTCGAATTGCGGGTCAAGCCGGTGAGCCCGTGTATGGAGCGCGACGGCGTCTTCGTACCGGCCCTGGAATTCCCTTATGTTGCCAAGCCCGGTATAGGCGTCGGCGAGATTGGCGTTGAGCGCGACGGCCCGCTCTGCAGCACGCTCCGCCTCGTCCAGGCGCCGCATCCAGGAAAGGGCAAGCGCCAGCGAGATATGGGCCTGCGGCTCGGTGTCGTCTGCGTCGATCGCCTTCTGCGCCAGTTGCAAGGCCTGCCCCAGACTTTCCGGCGTCGCGCCGTTCCACTGATTAACGTATTCGGCAAAGGCGATGATCGACAGCCGGGCATAGGCGGCCGCCAGCCCCGGATCGACCTCGATGACGCGCTCCAGCATGGCGCGCGCTTCCCTTGACGATATGGCGCTGAGCTGCAGCATGGTCTGGCGCGATCGGACGAGCAGGTCATAGGCTTCCGGATCCACCTTG includes:
- a CDS encoding isochorismatase family cysteine hydrolase, with product MAQPNYPIDRTAYLLVDPFNDFLHEDGKVFPQLKPVADEVGLLDNLRRLDKAVRAAGVRVAIVPHRRWEPGDYESWDHPSPTQRKIMERHHFARGEWGGEFHPDFAPKPGDIIASEHWGQSGFANTDLDMKLKQHGITHVIVVGLLANTCIETTAKYAMELGYHVTLVKDATAAFGHAHMHAAHELNGPTFAHAVRTTDEVINDLFGK
- a CDS encoding epoxide hydrolase family protein, with protein sequence MTKFMKTLAAAAVTTMLSTTAIAPVAYATTATTTIREDTSIRPFPKIHYSQKALNDLRKRILATQWPEKETVSDTSQGVPLATMQELARYWAKDYDWRKVEAKLNGLPQFVTTIDGEEIHFIHIRSKNPNALPVIINHGWPGSIIEQIKLVGPLTDPVAYGGKAEDSFDVVIPSMPGYGFSGKPTATGWGPERMAKAWDVLMKRLGYQRYVAQGGDWGAFVVDQMGLQAPPGLLAVHTNMPGVVPADIDKATLAGDPPPSGLSGEEKRAYEQLLYTYKHVAIYKTMAERPQTLYGLADSPVALAAYMLDHGDNGSQPAVAVTEALGRRESATGELTRDEILDNITLYWLTNTGVSASRLYWEYKGGFFNAKGVKIPVAVSVFPGEQYEAPRSWTERAYPDLIYYHHAEKGGHFAAWEQPMIFARELRAAFRSLR
- a CDS encoding epoxide hydrolase family protein, whose amino-acid sequence is MSDTRKGVVADDTPQNIGSGQMNALLSKGNRVVAMSRSRQSLRRMLAAASAGAIGLLVATAASAEATVTRASASTVASAAAKPAQDASIRPFSFQASEEALAELKQRVKATRWPSQQLVADDTQGVRLETMQKLADYWVKQHDWRRAEANLNKYPQFVTNIDGVDIHFVHVKSKHKTALPVIITHGWPGSIIEQLKIIDRLTDPAAHGGTEADAFDVVIPSLPGYGFSGKPTELGWDPQRVARAWAVLMDRLGYKKYVAQGGDWGDAVNEQMALQKPAGLLGIHTNMPGTLPDDISAALAGGPQPTGLKGDEEYAWKQLDFFYKNRVGYALEMGARPQTLYGLDDSPIALAAWMIDHDPESQKLINRVFDGASEGLTRDDILDNITLYWLTNTGLSSGRLFWESKLPFFAPKGVTIPVAVSAFPDEIYTAPESWSRKAFPNLIFYKRHAKGGHFAAWEQPQALVEDMREGFRSLR
- a CDS encoding DUF6130 family protein, which encodes MLIKTLAAVAAATVLATGAFAQGTGEVRAAPVFFPIKNEPPPKLIVEPPLPEALARGAVLIPYQTENFRIVSVFGAGASTVSPRVGHLHVTVDDLPWRWAETGDTSTVVVVGLPAGEHKVRIELASPEHKVFAGKTVAFTVPDTASHPH
- a CDS encoding twin-arginine translocase TatA/TatE family subunit; its protein translation is MGSFSIWHWAIVLAVVLLLFGRGKIPELMGDVAKGIRNFRNGMADEEQQGEAVHAIRSARP
- a CDS encoding ArsR/SmtB family transcription factor, translating into MAVDSAQLTALGDPTRRTIFELIAERPRSVAEITRQVPVSQSAVSQHLRVLRESRLVRSEPKGASNVYHIDPHGLGQMRAWLDRYWSKTLAAYKVAVEQPPEESR
- a CDS encoding SRPBCC family protein translates to MNTRVPPAPVKQSIVVEASIERAFKVFTEEFGSFKPPEHNMLGVAIAETVFEPWVGGHIYDRGTDGSECRWARVLAYQPPDRVLLSWDISPQWQIETDPEKTSEWEVRFTAETPNRTRVELEHRKLERHGDGWEGVRDGVAGDQGWPLYLQRYADLVARTV
- a CDS encoding MAPEG family protein, with translation MEAYTLSIIGLLALCLLSILLAVYSGASKGRAGALSGPVLPADDGNLLYRIDRVHLNSVEALAPFVVPAVLAMMMGVGPTTLAVLVWVHVAIRLIHMAVYLRGGKAAKGGSVRTVLYVSGALVTLVLIVVTGWAAVY
- a CDS encoding SHOCT domain-containing protein codes for the protein MRQLSEEGRRTLGGIAERHGVSFDAVEHLLMAIIAGQATQAQFNHPDLGGMGQWSQGGMIMVGDMFNNALKAKVAGICSELAALVRGMDLLGPQTSRQSQYQGQGGGVSLFVPGALTAGNWWPEELGHPASTGAQNDLRYAFFPTTRRLAIDIGGRVTVYDTKDHRIGGFSQQQSGDQSLSFTSQHGLVKVSELDVVPQGGKEPADTPATGTSAATAAPSIFAPGSAEPQQGAHPAPEAVRSDEDIFDKIERLAALHAKGILTDQEFEAKKSELLGRL